The following proteins come from a genomic window of Sorghum bicolor cultivar BTx623 chromosome 3, Sorghum_bicolor_NCBIv3, whole genome shotgun sequence:
- the LOC8056531 gene encoding transcriptional corepressor LEUNIG isoform X5 — translation MAQNVWEADKMLDSYIYDYLLKRNLQNTAKAFLAESNVPSAPVSIDAPGGFLFEWWSVFWDIFIARTNEKHSDSAASYLESIKAREQQQQSQHQIQMQQLLLQRHAQQHPQEQQQQRRQQKQQQCRENTDFTTTAQNGTPAADPPVRQNDTTASALSSKIYEDRMKITVQRDVSEEALMKQRLTESIGPLLESNPTSMLKSPARSSLASGQIFHRSAGGVSGSLQQAQVRSQSLLGSTQDLKAETNVALNLRAAGADGSLFGAPGSNQAGNNLTLKGWPLTGLEHIRSGLFQHKSYMHQAQPLQHQLQFLTPQQQQQILLQVQAQQNVTSPGDMDNRRLRMLFSSRNLVPGRDGQSNAFTEIVPSVGQSLQNMCLPTQRAETDMLMKKIAALQQQQQSNNPQQLLQHPLLSQQQQSSNYLAGEQEKMGAGIVTVAFAGNEQISKNQNGRKRKHPISSSGPANSSGTTNTAGASPSSTPSTPSAHSPGETISTPLQHQNASSCTALVAHGSEGLVLPIGSPANQLVDMDRYVEDGSMEDNLEPFLSHNGTNPRAAGSHCISSGKGYILREVSSAQASTSSVLCCHFSSDGKLIATGGHDKKVFLWNADNLKQKSMLEEHSLLITDVRFSPSTPHLATSSFDKTVRVWDAANHDYSIRTFTGHSASVMSLDFHPNKDDLICSCDGDNEIRFWSIKHGNVVRIFKGGSTQLRFQPRYGGYLATVSDNVVSILDVETQTCVRRFESHTKGVDSVCWDPTGEYVVSASEDTVKVWSLNDESFVNELSCGGRKFTSCTFHPTYPSLLIIGCYQSLELWDMSENRSMTIAAHDSLVSALASSSSGLVASTSHDKYVKLWR, via the exons ATGGCGCAGAATGTGTGGGAGGCAGACAAGAT GTTGGATTCCTACATTTATGATTACCTGCTGAAGAGGAACCTGCAGAACACGGCGAAGGCGTTCCTAGCCGAAAGCAATGTGCCTTCCGCTCCTGTTT CGATCGATGCACCAGGGGGTTTTCTCTTCGAATGGTGGTCGGTTTTCTGGGACATCTTCATTGCAAGGACGAATGAGAAGCATTCTGATTCTGCTGCTTCTTACCTTGAG TCGATTAAAGCACGGGAGCAGCAGCAACAATCACAGCACCAGATCCAGATGCAACAACTCTTGCTACAGAGGCATGCACAACAGCATCCgcaagagcagcagcagcaacggcGGCAGCAGAAGCAACAGCAGTGCAGGGAAAACACTGATTTTACAACTACTGCCCAGAATGGTACTCCTGCTGCTGATCCACCAGTGCGACAAAATGATACAACTGCAAGTGCTTTATCTTCAAAGATATATGAGGATAGGATGAAAATTACTGTTCAGAGGGACGTTTCAGAAGAGGCTCTAATGAAG CAAAGGCTCACTGAAAGCATTGGCCCATTACTGGAATCAAACCCAACTTCAATGCTAAAGTCACCTGCAAGATCATCTCTAGCTTCAGG GCAAATCTTCCATAGATCGGCTGGTGGCGTGTCCGGTTCATTACAGCAAGCTCAGGTCAGGAGCCAGTCACTTCTGGGATCAACACAG GATTTGAAGGCAGAAACAAATGTAGCTTTGAACCTGAGAGCTGCAGGTGCAGATGGATCACTATTTGGAGCACCAG GCTCTAATCAGGCGGGGAACAATTTGACCTTGAAAGGGTGGCCTCTCACA GGTTTAGAACATATTCGGTCTGGGCTTTTCCAGCACAAATCTTATATGCACCAAGCCCAACCATTACAACACCAGCTCCAGTTTCTCACtcctcagcagcagcagcaaattCTGCTTCAAGTTCAAGCACAACAAAATGTCACTTCACCTGGAGACATGGATAACAGACGACTTCGGATGCTTTTTAGCAGCCGAAACTTGGTTCCTGGGAGAGATGGTCAATCAAATGCATTCACTGAAATTGTTCCCAGTGTTGGCCAGTCATTGCAAAACATGTGCTTACCTACACAGCGTGCTGAGACAGATATGCTGATGAAG AAGATAGCAGCtctgcagcaacaacaacagagTAACAATCCGCAACAGCTACTCCAACATCCATTACTGAGTCAGCAACAACAAAGCTCAAATTATCTTGCAGGCGAGCAGGAAAAAATGGGTGCTGGAATTGTAACGGTGGCTTTTGCTGGAAATGAACAG ATTTCTAAGAATCAAAATGGGCGAAAGCGCAAACATCCTATCTCCTCGTCTGGCCCAGCTAATAGCTCTGGTACTACAAATACTGCTGGCGCTTCCCCCAGTTCAACACCCTCAACTCCTTCCGCACATTCTCCAGGAGAGACCATATCAACACCACTGCAGCACCAAAATGCAAGCTCATGTACGGCTTTAGTTGCTCACGGTTCTGAGGGCCTGGTGCTGCCAATAGGATCACCAGCCAACCAACTT GTTGATATGGATCGCTATGTGGAGGATGGCTCCATGGAAGATAATTTAGAACCATTCTTGTCACATAACGGCACAAATCCAAGAGCTGCTGGCAGCCATTGCATCAGTTCTGGAAAAG GATATATCCTTCGAGAGGTTTCTTCAGCCCAAGCAAGCACAAGCAGTGTTCTTTGTTGTCATTTCTCATCAGATGGAAAATTAATTGCTACTGGAGGtcatgataagaag GTTTTCCTGTGGAATGCTGACAATCTGAAACAAAAATCAATGCTAGAGGAGCATTCTCTGCTCATAACTGATGTGCGCTTCAGCCCAAGCACTCCACACCTTGCCACCTCTTCATTTGACAAAactgtgagggtttgggatgcCGCTAAT CATGATTATTCAATTCGTACATTCACTGGGCACTCAGCATCTGTTATGTCACTTGATTTCCACCCAAACAAGGATGACCTCATTTGTTCTTGTGATGGGGACAATGAGATACGATTCTGGAGCATCAAGCATGGAAATGTTGTCCGAATTTTCAAG GGAGGTTCGACCCAGCTGAGATTCCAGCCTCGTTATGGAGGATATCTTGCAACAGTTTCAGATAATGTAGTCTCTATCCTGGATGTGGAGACACAAACTTGTGTGAGGAGATTTGAG AGCCACACTAAGGGTGTTGATTCCGTGTGCTGGGATCCCACTGGCGAATATGTGGTGTCTGCCAGTGAAGACACAGTGAAGGTGTGGTCTCTGAACGATGAGAGCTTTGTGAATGAGCTTAGCTGCGGCGGGAGAAAGTTCACTTCATGTACTTTCCATCCTACATATCCATCCTTGCTTATCATTGGCTGTTACCAG TCTCTGGAGCTGTGGGACATGTCAGAGAACCGGAGCATGACCATTGCAGCGCACGACAGCCTCGTCTCAGCTTTGGCCTCGTCAAGCTCCGGCCTGGTTGCTTCCACAAGCCATGACAAGTATGTCAAGCTGTGGAGATGA
- the LOC8056531 gene encoding transcriptional corepressor LEUNIG isoform X4, which translates to MAQNVWEADKIRLDSYIYDYLLKRNLQNTAKAFLAESNVPSAPVSIDAPGGFLFEWWSVFWDIFIARTNEKHSDSAASYLESIKAREQQQQSQHQIQMQQLLLQRHAQQHPQEQQQQRRQQKQQQCRENTDFTTTAQNGTPAADPPVRQNDTTASALSSKIYEDRMKITVQRDVSEEALMKQRLTESIGPLLESNPTSMLKSPARSSLASGQIFHRSAGGVSGSLQQAQVRSQSLLGSTQDLKAETNVALNLRAAGADGSLFGAPGSNQAGNNLTLKGWPLTGLEHIRSGLFQHKSYMHQAQPLQHQLQFLTPQQQQQILLQVQAQQNVTSPGDMDNRRLRMLFSSRNLVPGRDGQSNAFTEIVPSVGQSLQNMCLPTQRAETDMLMKKIAALQQQQQSNNPQQLLQHPLLSQQQQSSNYLAGEQEKMGAGIVTVAFAGNEQISKNQNGRKRKHPISSSGPANSSGTTNTAGASPSSTPSTPSAHSPGETISTPLQHQNASSCTALVAHGSEGLVLPIGSPANQLVDMDRYVEDGSMEDNLEPFLSHNGTNPRAAGSHCISSGKGYILREVSSAQASTSSVLCCHFSSDGKLIATGGHDKKVFLWNADNLKQKSMLEEHSLLITDVRFSPSTPHLATSSFDKTVRVWDAANHDYSIRTFTGHSASVMSLDFHPNKDDLICSCDGDNEIRFWSIKHGNVVRIFKGGSTQLRFQPRYGGYLATVSDNVVSILDVETQTCVRRFESHTKGVDSVCWDPTGEYVVSASEDTVKVWSLNDESFVNELSCGGRKFTSCTFHPTYPSLLIIGCYQSLELWDMSENRSMTIAAHDSLVSALASSSSGLVASTSHDKYVKLWR; encoded by the exons ATGGCGCAGAATGTGTGGGAGGCAGACAAGAT CAGGTTGGATTCCTACATTTATGATTACCTGCTGAAGAGGAACCTGCAGAACACGGCGAAGGCGTTCCTAGCCGAAAGCAATGTGCCTTCCGCTCCTGTTT CGATCGATGCACCAGGGGGTTTTCTCTTCGAATGGTGGTCGGTTTTCTGGGACATCTTCATTGCAAGGACGAATGAGAAGCATTCTGATTCTGCTGCTTCTTACCTTGAG TCGATTAAAGCACGGGAGCAGCAGCAACAATCACAGCACCAGATCCAGATGCAACAACTCTTGCTACAGAGGCATGCACAACAGCATCCgcaagagcagcagcagcaacggcGGCAGCAGAAGCAACAGCAGTGCAGGGAAAACACTGATTTTACAACTACTGCCCAGAATGGTACTCCTGCTGCTGATCCACCAGTGCGACAAAATGATACAACTGCAAGTGCTTTATCTTCAAAGATATATGAGGATAGGATGAAAATTACTGTTCAGAGGGACGTTTCAGAAGAGGCTCTAATGAAG CAAAGGCTCACTGAAAGCATTGGCCCATTACTGGAATCAAACCCAACTTCAATGCTAAAGTCACCTGCAAGATCATCTCTAGCTTCAGG GCAAATCTTCCATAGATCGGCTGGTGGCGTGTCCGGTTCATTACAGCAAGCTCAGGTCAGGAGCCAGTCACTTCTGGGATCAACACAG GATTTGAAGGCAGAAACAAATGTAGCTTTGAACCTGAGAGCTGCAGGTGCAGATGGATCACTATTTGGAGCACCAG GCTCTAATCAGGCGGGGAACAATTTGACCTTGAAAGGGTGGCCTCTCACA GGTTTAGAACATATTCGGTCTGGGCTTTTCCAGCACAAATCTTATATGCACCAAGCCCAACCATTACAACACCAGCTCCAGTTTCTCACtcctcagcagcagcagcaaattCTGCTTCAAGTTCAAGCACAACAAAATGTCACTTCACCTGGAGACATGGATAACAGACGACTTCGGATGCTTTTTAGCAGCCGAAACTTGGTTCCTGGGAGAGATGGTCAATCAAATGCATTCACTGAAATTGTTCCCAGTGTTGGCCAGTCATTGCAAAACATGTGCTTACCTACACAGCGTGCTGAGACAGATATGCTGATGAAG AAGATAGCAGCtctgcagcaacaacaacagagTAACAATCCGCAACAGCTACTCCAACATCCATTACTGAGTCAGCAACAACAAAGCTCAAATTATCTTGCAGGCGAGCAGGAAAAAATGGGTGCTGGAATTGTAACGGTGGCTTTTGCTGGAAATGAACAG ATTTCTAAGAATCAAAATGGGCGAAAGCGCAAACATCCTATCTCCTCGTCTGGCCCAGCTAATAGCTCTGGTACTACAAATACTGCTGGCGCTTCCCCCAGTTCAACACCCTCAACTCCTTCCGCACATTCTCCAGGAGAGACCATATCAACACCACTGCAGCACCAAAATGCAAGCTCATGTACGGCTTTAGTTGCTCACGGTTCTGAGGGCCTGGTGCTGCCAATAGGATCACCAGCCAACCAACTT GTTGATATGGATCGCTATGTGGAGGATGGCTCCATGGAAGATAATTTAGAACCATTCTTGTCACATAACGGCACAAATCCAAGAGCTGCTGGCAGCCATTGCATCAGTTCTGGAAAAG GATATATCCTTCGAGAGGTTTCTTCAGCCCAAGCAAGCACAAGCAGTGTTCTTTGTTGTCATTTCTCATCAGATGGAAAATTAATTGCTACTGGAGGtcatgataagaag GTTTTCCTGTGGAATGCTGACAATCTGAAACAAAAATCAATGCTAGAGGAGCATTCTCTGCTCATAACTGATGTGCGCTTCAGCCCAAGCACTCCACACCTTGCCACCTCTTCATTTGACAAAactgtgagggtttgggatgcCGCTAAT CATGATTATTCAATTCGTACATTCACTGGGCACTCAGCATCTGTTATGTCACTTGATTTCCACCCAAACAAGGATGACCTCATTTGTTCTTGTGATGGGGACAATGAGATACGATTCTGGAGCATCAAGCATGGAAATGTTGTCCGAATTTTCAAG GGAGGTTCGACCCAGCTGAGATTCCAGCCTCGTTATGGAGGATATCTTGCAACAGTTTCAGATAATGTAGTCTCTATCCTGGATGTGGAGACACAAACTTGTGTGAGGAGATTTGAG AGCCACACTAAGGGTGTTGATTCCGTGTGCTGGGATCCCACTGGCGAATATGTGGTGTCTGCCAGTGAAGACACAGTGAAGGTGTGGTCTCTGAACGATGAGAGCTTTGTGAATGAGCTTAGCTGCGGCGGGAGAAAGTTCACTTCATGTACTTTCCATCCTACATATCCATCCTTGCTTATCATTGGCTGTTACCAG TCTCTGGAGCTGTGGGACATGTCAGAGAACCGGAGCATGACCATTGCAGCGCACGACAGCCTCGTCTCAGCTTTGGCCTCGTCAAGCTCCGGCCTGGTTGCTTCCACAAGCCATGACAAGTATGTCAAGCTGTGGAGATGA
- the LOC8056531 gene encoding transcriptional corepressor LEUNIG isoform X2 codes for MAQNVWEADKMLDSYIYDYLLKRNLQNTAKAFLAESNVPSAPVCECCAIDAPGGFLFEWWSVFWDIFIARTNEKHSDSAASYLESIKAREQQQQSQHQIQMQQLLLQRHAQQHPQEQQQQRRQQKQQQCRENTDFTTTAQNGTPAADPPVRQNDTTASALSSKIYEDRMKITVQRDVSEEALMKQRLTESIGPLLESNPTSMLKSPARSSLASGQIFHRSAGGVSGSLQQAQVRSQSLLGSTQDLKAETNVALNLRAAGADGSLFGAPGSNQAGNNLTLKGWPLTGLEHIRSGLFQHKSYMHQAQPLQHQLQFLTPQQQQQILLQVQAQQNVTSPGDMDNRRLRMLFSSRNLVPGRDGQSNAFTEIVPSVGQSLQNMCLPTQRAETDMLMKKIAALQQQQQSNNPQQLLQHPLLSQQQQSSNYLAGEQEKMGAGIVTVAFAGNEQISKNQNGRKRKHPISSSGPANSSGTTNTAGASPSSTPSTPSAHSPGETISTPLQHQNASSCTALVAHGSEGLVLPIGSPANQLVDMDRYVEDGSMEDNLEPFLSHNGTNPRAAGSHCISSGKGYILREVSSAQASTSSVLCCHFSSDGKLIATGGHDKKVFLWNADNLKQKSMLEEHSLLITDVRFSPSTPHLATSSFDKTVRVWDAANHDYSIRTFTGHSASVMSLDFHPNKDDLICSCDGDNEIRFWSIKHGNVVRIFKGGSTQLRFQPRYGGYLATVSDNVVSILDVETQTCVRRFESHTKGVDSVCWDPTGEYVVSASEDTVKVWSLNDESFVNELSCGGRKFTSCTFHPTYPSLLIIGCYQSLELWDMSENRSMTIAAHDSLVSALASSSSGLVASTSHDKYVKLWR; via the exons ATGGCGCAGAATGTGTGGGAGGCAGACAAGAT GTTGGATTCCTACATTTATGATTACCTGCTGAAGAGGAACCTGCAGAACACGGCGAAGGCGTTCCTAGCCGAAAGCAATGTGCCTTCCGCTCCTGTTTGTGAGTGCTGTG CGATCGATGCACCAGGGGGTTTTCTCTTCGAATGGTGGTCGGTTTTCTGGGACATCTTCATTGCAAGGACGAATGAGAAGCATTCTGATTCTGCTGCTTCTTACCTTGAG TCGATTAAAGCACGGGAGCAGCAGCAACAATCACAGCACCAGATCCAGATGCAACAACTCTTGCTACAGAGGCATGCACAACAGCATCCgcaagagcagcagcagcaacggcGGCAGCAGAAGCAACAGCAGTGCAGGGAAAACACTGATTTTACAACTACTGCCCAGAATGGTACTCCTGCTGCTGATCCACCAGTGCGACAAAATGATACAACTGCAAGTGCTTTATCTTCAAAGATATATGAGGATAGGATGAAAATTACTGTTCAGAGGGACGTTTCAGAAGAGGCTCTAATGAAG CAAAGGCTCACTGAAAGCATTGGCCCATTACTGGAATCAAACCCAACTTCAATGCTAAAGTCACCTGCAAGATCATCTCTAGCTTCAGG GCAAATCTTCCATAGATCGGCTGGTGGCGTGTCCGGTTCATTACAGCAAGCTCAGGTCAGGAGCCAGTCACTTCTGGGATCAACACAG GATTTGAAGGCAGAAACAAATGTAGCTTTGAACCTGAGAGCTGCAGGTGCAGATGGATCACTATTTGGAGCACCAG GCTCTAATCAGGCGGGGAACAATTTGACCTTGAAAGGGTGGCCTCTCACA GGTTTAGAACATATTCGGTCTGGGCTTTTCCAGCACAAATCTTATATGCACCAAGCCCAACCATTACAACACCAGCTCCAGTTTCTCACtcctcagcagcagcagcaaattCTGCTTCAAGTTCAAGCACAACAAAATGTCACTTCACCTGGAGACATGGATAACAGACGACTTCGGATGCTTTTTAGCAGCCGAAACTTGGTTCCTGGGAGAGATGGTCAATCAAATGCATTCACTGAAATTGTTCCCAGTGTTGGCCAGTCATTGCAAAACATGTGCTTACCTACACAGCGTGCTGAGACAGATATGCTGATGAAG AAGATAGCAGCtctgcagcaacaacaacagagTAACAATCCGCAACAGCTACTCCAACATCCATTACTGAGTCAGCAACAACAAAGCTCAAATTATCTTGCAGGCGAGCAGGAAAAAATGGGTGCTGGAATTGTAACGGTGGCTTTTGCTGGAAATGAACAG ATTTCTAAGAATCAAAATGGGCGAAAGCGCAAACATCCTATCTCCTCGTCTGGCCCAGCTAATAGCTCTGGTACTACAAATACTGCTGGCGCTTCCCCCAGTTCAACACCCTCAACTCCTTCCGCACATTCTCCAGGAGAGACCATATCAACACCACTGCAGCACCAAAATGCAAGCTCATGTACGGCTTTAGTTGCTCACGGTTCTGAGGGCCTGGTGCTGCCAATAGGATCACCAGCCAACCAACTT GTTGATATGGATCGCTATGTGGAGGATGGCTCCATGGAAGATAATTTAGAACCATTCTTGTCACATAACGGCACAAATCCAAGAGCTGCTGGCAGCCATTGCATCAGTTCTGGAAAAG GATATATCCTTCGAGAGGTTTCTTCAGCCCAAGCAAGCACAAGCAGTGTTCTTTGTTGTCATTTCTCATCAGATGGAAAATTAATTGCTACTGGAGGtcatgataagaag GTTTTCCTGTGGAATGCTGACAATCTGAAACAAAAATCAATGCTAGAGGAGCATTCTCTGCTCATAACTGATGTGCGCTTCAGCCCAAGCACTCCACACCTTGCCACCTCTTCATTTGACAAAactgtgagggtttgggatgcCGCTAAT CATGATTATTCAATTCGTACATTCACTGGGCACTCAGCATCTGTTATGTCACTTGATTTCCACCCAAACAAGGATGACCTCATTTGTTCTTGTGATGGGGACAATGAGATACGATTCTGGAGCATCAAGCATGGAAATGTTGTCCGAATTTTCAAG GGAGGTTCGACCCAGCTGAGATTCCAGCCTCGTTATGGAGGATATCTTGCAACAGTTTCAGATAATGTAGTCTCTATCCTGGATGTGGAGACACAAACTTGTGTGAGGAGATTTGAG AGCCACACTAAGGGTGTTGATTCCGTGTGCTGGGATCCCACTGGCGAATATGTGGTGTCTGCCAGTGAAGACACAGTGAAGGTGTGGTCTCTGAACGATGAGAGCTTTGTGAATGAGCTTAGCTGCGGCGGGAGAAAGTTCACTTCATGTACTTTCCATCCTACATATCCATCCTTGCTTATCATTGGCTGTTACCAG TCTCTGGAGCTGTGGGACATGTCAGAGAACCGGAGCATGACCATTGCAGCGCACGACAGCCTCGTCTCAGCTTTGGCCTCGTCAAGCTCCGGCCTGGTTGCTTCCACAAGCCATGACAAGTATGTCAAGCTGTGGAGATGA
- the LOC8056531 gene encoding transcriptional corepressor LEUNIG isoform X3, with amino-acid sequence MAQNVWEADKIRLDSYIYDYLLKRNLQNTAKAFLAESNVPSAPVCECCAIDAPGGFLFEWWSVFWDIFIARTNEKHSDSAASYLESIKAREQQQQSQHQIQMQQLLLQRHAQQHPQEQQQQRRQQKQQQCRENTDFTTTAQNGTPAADPPVRQNDTTASALSSKIYEDRMKITVQRDVSEEALMKQRLTESIGPLLESNPTSMLKSPARSSLASGQIFHRSAGGVSGSLQQAQVRSQSLLGSTQDLKAETNVALNLRAAGADGSLFGAPGSNQAGNNLTLKGWPLTGLEHIRSGLFQHKSYMHQAQPLQHQLQFLTPQQQQQILLQVQAQQNVTSPGDMDNRRLRMLFSSRNLVPGRDGQSNAFTEIVPSVGQSLQNMCLPTQRAETDMLMKIAALQQQQQSNNPQQLLQHPLLSQQQQSSNYLAGEQEKMGAGIVTVAFAGNEQISKNQNGRKRKHPISSSGPANSSGTTNTAGASPSSTPSTPSAHSPGETISTPLQHQNASSCTALVAHGSEGLVLPIGSPANQLVDMDRYVEDGSMEDNLEPFLSHNGTNPRAAGSHCISSGKGYILREVSSAQASTSSVLCCHFSSDGKLIATGGHDKKVFLWNADNLKQKSMLEEHSLLITDVRFSPSTPHLATSSFDKTVRVWDAANHDYSIRTFTGHSASVMSLDFHPNKDDLICSCDGDNEIRFWSIKHGNVVRIFKGGSTQLRFQPRYGGYLATVSDNVVSILDVETQTCVRRFESHTKGVDSVCWDPTGEYVVSASEDTVKVWSLNDESFVNELSCGGRKFTSCTFHPTYPSLLIIGCYQSLELWDMSENRSMTIAAHDSLVSALASSSSGLVASTSHDKYVKLWR; translated from the exons ATGGCGCAGAATGTGTGGGAGGCAGACAAGAT CAGGTTGGATTCCTACATTTATGATTACCTGCTGAAGAGGAACCTGCAGAACACGGCGAAGGCGTTCCTAGCCGAAAGCAATGTGCCTTCCGCTCCTGTTTGTGAGTGCTGTG CGATCGATGCACCAGGGGGTTTTCTCTTCGAATGGTGGTCGGTTTTCTGGGACATCTTCATTGCAAGGACGAATGAGAAGCATTCTGATTCTGCTGCTTCTTACCTTGAG TCGATTAAAGCACGGGAGCAGCAGCAACAATCACAGCACCAGATCCAGATGCAACAACTCTTGCTACAGAGGCATGCACAACAGCATCCgcaagagcagcagcagcaacggcGGCAGCAGAAGCAACAGCAGTGCAGGGAAAACACTGATTTTACAACTACTGCCCAGAATGGTACTCCTGCTGCTGATCCACCAGTGCGACAAAATGATACAACTGCAAGTGCTTTATCTTCAAAGATATATGAGGATAGGATGAAAATTACTGTTCAGAGGGACGTTTCAGAAGAGGCTCTAATGAAG CAAAGGCTCACTGAAAGCATTGGCCCATTACTGGAATCAAACCCAACTTCAATGCTAAAGTCACCTGCAAGATCATCTCTAGCTTCAGG GCAAATCTTCCATAGATCGGCTGGTGGCGTGTCCGGTTCATTACAGCAAGCTCAGGTCAGGAGCCAGTCACTTCTGGGATCAACACAG GATTTGAAGGCAGAAACAAATGTAGCTTTGAACCTGAGAGCTGCAGGTGCAGATGGATCACTATTTGGAGCACCAG GCTCTAATCAGGCGGGGAACAATTTGACCTTGAAAGGGTGGCCTCTCACA GGTTTAGAACATATTCGGTCTGGGCTTTTCCAGCACAAATCTTATATGCACCAAGCCCAACCATTACAACACCAGCTCCAGTTTCTCACtcctcagcagcagcagcaaattCTGCTTCAAGTTCAAGCACAACAAAATGTCACTTCACCTGGAGACATGGATAACAGACGACTTCGGATGCTTTTTAGCAGCCGAAACTTGGTTCCTGGGAGAGATGGTCAATCAAATGCATTCACTGAAATTGTTCCCAGTGTTGGCCAGTCATTGCAAAACATGTGCTTACCTACACAGCGTGCTGAGACAGATATGCTGATGAAG ATAGCAGCtctgcagcaacaacaacagagTAACAATCCGCAACAGCTACTCCAACATCCATTACTGAGTCAGCAACAACAAAGCTCAAATTATCTTGCAGGCGAGCAGGAAAAAATGGGTGCTGGAATTGTAACGGTGGCTTTTGCTGGAAATGAACAG ATTTCTAAGAATCAAAATGGGCGAAAGCGCAAACATCCTATCTCCTCGTCTGGCCCAGCTAATAGCTCTGGTACTACAAATACTGCTGGCGCTTCCCCCAGTTCAACACCCTCAACTCCTTCCGCACATTCTCCAGGAGAGACCATATCAACACCACTGCAGCACCAAAATGCAAGCTCATGTACGGCTTTAGTTGCTCACGGTTCTGAGGGCCTGGTGCTGCCAATAGGATCACCAGCCAACCAACTT GTTGATATGGATCGCTATGTGGAGGATGGCTCCATGGAAGATAATTTAGAACCATTCTTGTCACATAACGGCACAAATCCAAGAGCTGCTGGCAGCCATTGCATCAGTTCTGGAAAAG GATATATCCTTCGAGAGGTTTCTTCAGCCCAAGCAAGCACAAGCAGTGTTCTTTGTTGTCATTTCTCATCAGATGGAAAATTAATTGCTACTGGAGGtcatgataagaag GTTTTCCTGTGGAATGCTGACAATCTGAAACAAAAATCAATGCTAGAGGAGCATTCTCTGCTCATAACTGATGTGCGCTTCAGCCCAAGCACTCCACACCTTGCCACCTCTTCATTTGACAAAactgtgagggtttgggatgcCGCTAAT CATGATTATTCAATTCGTACATTCACTGGGCACTCAGCATCTGTTATGTCACTTGATTTCCACCCAAACAAGGATGACCTCATTTGTTCTTGTGATGGGGACAATGAGATACGATTCTGGAGCATCAAGCATGGAAATGTTGTCCGAATTTTCAAG GGAGGTTCGACCCAGCTGAGATTCCAGCCTCGTTATGGAGGATATCTTGCAACAGTTTCAGATAATGTAGTCTCTATCCTGGATGTGGAGACACAAACTTGTGTGAGGAGATTTGAG AGCCACACTAAGGGTGTTGATTCCGTGTGCTGGGATCCCACTGGCGAATATGTGGTGTCTGCCAGTGAAGACACAGTGAAGGTGTGGTCTCTGAACGATGAGAGCTTTGTGAATGAGCTTAGCTGCGGCGGGAGAAAGTTCACTTCATGTACTTTCCATCCTACATATCCATCCTTGCTTATCATTGGCTGTTACCAG TCTCTGGAGCTGTGGGACATGTCAGAGAACCGGAGCATGACCATTGCAGCGCACGACAGCCTCGTCTCAGCTTTGGCCTCGTCAAGCTCCGGCCTGGTTGCTTCCACAAGCCATGACAAGTATGTCAAGCTGTGGAGATGA